The following proteins are encoded in a genomic region of Rubrobacter xylanophilus DSM 9941:
- a CDS encoding peptidoglycan binding domain-containing protein — protein sequence MSLKRVAGRDAPRRGGRDDAPWERGSSGRAGTGGARRFVGPFIIALAAVAVLVALDYWMNAGRIYRGVEVGDVALGGKTPEEAREIVLRRAEGALERVELRGGPEGEISFDARRMGIDYKVRETVQAAYAVGREGNLLERLGERLRAAYGTVQIEPRVDYRPSVARQRIEEVASRLDRPPRQAEVNVYGSEVDVVGSREGYRVDVEATMRSVGEAVEDMSGEARLVGRVLEPEYTTAEAERAAERARRALDGELVLTYEGRRWTVSPAAIGDSLDITARDGEFRVGVDRDRLRENLSGVYAAINQEPVEAGYEISGEQITVTPSRTGRAIQDEKLLGAIEEGIFEGRREYRIPVAVDRPELTTAEAERLKPTDLLATYQTNYLTYDDSPGRVENLEIASEAVDGTLLAPGEVFSFNELAAPLDYHDTKVIINGRVDTAEGGGLCQVSSTLYMAANLAGLDVIERHPHYAELPYIRPGFDATVWFGALDMKFKNTSPGYILIREWVDRSTGTVNAAIYGRPSGIEVDMRSEKVSETVDEEGNPVTTWITYQTVRKNGEVVFDGVLHKDVYKYLKPAAPDAPYDERPVN from the coding sequence TTGAGCCTCAAGCGGGTTGCGGGCAGGGATGCCCCGCGGCGCGGGGGGCGGGACGACGCTCCGTGGGAGCGGGGGAGCTCCGGGCGCGCCGGGACGGGCGGCGCGCGGCGGTTTGTGGGGCCCTTCATCATCGCTCTGGCGGCGGTTGCGGTGCTGGTCGCCCTCGACTACTGGATGAACGCCGGCCGCATCTACCGGGGCGTGGAGGTCGGCGACGTGGCGCTCGGGGGCAAGACGCCCGAGGAGGCCCGGGAGATCGTGCTCCGCAGGGCCGAGGGGGCGCTGGAGCGGGTAGAGCTGCGCGGGGGGCCTGAGGGCGAGATCTCCTTCGACGCCCGGCGGATGGGCATAGACTACAAGGTCCGCGAGACCGTGCAGGCCGCCTACGCCGTGGGGAGGGAGGGCAACCTCCTGGAGCGGCTCGGCGAGCGGCTCAGGGCCGCCTACGGCACGGTCCAGATCGAGCCGCGGGTGGACTACCGGCCCTCGGTGGCCCGGCAGCGGATAGAGGAGGTCGCCTCCCGCCTCGACCGCCCGCCGCGGCAGGCGGAGGTCAACGTCTACGGCTCCGAGGTGGACGTGGTCGGCTCCCGGGAGGGTTACCGGGTCGACGTGGAGGCGACCATGCGCTCCGTTGGCGAGGCCGTCGAGGACATGAGCGGCGAGGCCCGGCTCGTCGGGCGGGTGCTGGAGCCCGAGTACACCACCGCCGAGGCCGAGCGGGCCGCCGAGAGGGCCCGGCGCGCCCTGGACGGGGAGCTCGTGCTCACCTACGAGGGGCGGCGCTGGACCGTCTCGCCCGCGGCCATAGGCGACTCTCTGGACATCACCGCGCGCGACGGCGAGTTCCGCGTCGGCGTGGACCGCGACCGGCTGCGGGAGAACCTCTCCGGCGTGTACGCCGCCATCAACCAGGAGCCGGTCGAGGCCGGCTACGAGATCTCCGGCGAGCAGATCACCGTGACCCCCTCCAGGACGGGCCGGGCCATCCAGGACGAGAAGCTGCTCGGCGCCATAGAAGAGGGCATCTTCGAGGGGCGGCGGGAGTACCGGATCCCGGTCGCCGTCGACCGGCCCGAGCTGACCACCGCCGAGGCCGAGCGTCTCAAGCCCACCGACCTGCTCGCCACCTACCAGACCAACTACCTCACCTACGACGACTCCCCCGGGCGGGTAGAGAACCTGGAGATAGCCTCCGAGGCCGTGGACGGCACGCTGCTCGCGCCGGGCGAGGTCTTCTCCTTCAACGAGCTGGCGGCCCCGCTCGATTACCACGACACCAAGGTCATCATAAACGGGCGGGTGGACACCGCAGAGGGCGGCGGGCTCTGCCAGGTCTCCTCCACGCTGTACATGGCGGCCAACCTCGCCGGGCTCGACGTGATAGAGCGGCACCCGCACTACGCCGAGCTCCCCTACATACGCCCGGGCTTCGACGCCACCGTTTGGTTCGGGGCGCTGGACATGAAGTTCAAGAACACCTCACCCGGCTACATCCTCATCCGGGAGTGGGTCGACCGGAGCACCGGGACCGTCAACGCCGCCATCTACGGCCGGCCGAGCGGCATCGAGGTGGACATGCGCTCCGAGAAGGTCTCGGAGACGGTGGACGAGGAGGGAAACCCGGTGACCACCTGGATCACCTACCAGACCGTGCGCAAGAACGGCGAGGTGGTCTTCGACGGGGTGCTCCACAAGGACGTCTACAAGTACCTCAAGCCCGCAGCCCCCGACGCGCCCTACGACGAGCGCCCGGTGAACTGA
- a CDS encoding RidA family protein, producing MQDPHANLERLGYELPDVPSPAGSYVPAVRSNGMIFTAGQVPFRDGKLAFSGKVGGAVSLEEAQEAARICALNALAAAAAEAGGLQNIARIVKVVGFVASAPGFNQQPQVLNGASDLLGEIFGEAGLHARSAIGVAELPLDAPVEVELVAEVRRPS from the coding sequence ATGCAAGACCCTCACGCCAACCTCGAGAGGCTGGGATACGAGCTGCCCGACGTCCCCTCCCCCGCCGGCTCCTACGTCCCGGCCGTGCGGAGCAACGGCATGATCTTCACCGCCGGACAGGTGCCCTTCCGGGACGGCAAGCTGGCCTTCTCCGGCAAGGTCGGAGGGGCGGTTAGCCTGGAGGAGGCGCAGGAGGCGGCGAGGATCTGCGCGCTGAACGCGCTGGCCGCGGCGGCCGCGGAGGCGGGCGGCCTGCAGAACATCGCCCGCATCGTGAAGGTGGTGGGGTTCGTGGCCTCCGCCCCGGGTTTCAACCAGCAGCCGCAGGTGCTGAACGGGGCTTCGGACCTGCTCGGTGAGATCTTCGGCGAGGCCGGGCTGCACGCCCGCTCGGCGATCGGGGTGGCGGAGCTGCCGCTGGACGCGCCGGTGGAGGTGGAGCTGGTGGCGGAGGTCCGCCGGCCCTCTTAA
- a CDS encoding flavin reductase family protein gives MERDTHSRESILEAMRHLTHGVYVLGTRRGRQSNAMTASWVMQTSERPPAVAVAIRHDRYTHDMVMESGTFALSILRDGQVNLAHHFSETSGEYHDKLQGVPYGLTPGGSPYLLDCLAYLDCRVMDTARAGDHTLVVGEVTAGETLANDYPLIYDPSEYEGALS, from the coding sequence GTGGAGAGGGACACCCACAGCCGAGAGTCCATCCTGGAGGCGATGCGCCACCTGACGCACGGGGTCTACGTGCTGGGCACCCGGCGCGGGCGGCAGTCCAACGCGATGACCGCCTCCTGGGTGATGCAGACCTCGGAGCGGCCGCCCGCGGTGGCGGTGGCCATCCGGCACGACCGCTACACCCACGACATGGTGATGGAGTCCGGGACCTTCGCGCTCAGCATCCTGCGCGACGGCCAGGTGAACCTCGCCCACCACTTCTCCGAGACCAGCGGCGAGTACCACGACAAGCTGCAGGGCGTCCCCTACGGCCTCACCCCGGGGGGCTCCCCCTACCTGCTCGACTGTCTGGCCTACCTGGACTGCCGGGTGATGGACACGGCGCGCGCCGGGGACCACACCCTGGTCGTGGGGGAGGTCACCGCGGGCGAGACGCTGGCCAACGACTACCCCCTGATCTACGACCCGAGCGAGTACGAAGGAGCCCTGAGCTAG
- a CDS encoding PrsW family intramembrane metalloprotease, with protein MSGALVGIGVLQSLVYLAFIRFVDLYEREPLRYVVPVFLWGFTVAVSVSLFFNTLFQVAVSQISTMQVAGFLTAVVAAPVVEECSKGMALFLVFVVSYAASRRRGVVEFSGVMDGIVYGSAVGFGFSLAEDLLYYAQFGPETYAVRRIFGGFAHAAFTSMTGIGFGLVPWVRSPLLKPVPPVLGLGTAVLLHAAFNLAASLFGPLAYGVLFLVLLLYAAIIVGWLAFERRAIRSELREEVEAGLVSPEDYAVLPTYLRRTGRYLRLALTGRWGEWFRERRLHAAAVDLALAKRVSRSGARAEDERVGRLRHKLLELRGAAPAPGSGGARWTPPA; from the coding sequence GTGAGCGGGGCGCTCGTCGGGATAGGGGTCCTGCAGTCCCTCGTCTATCTGGCCTTTATCCGGTTCGTCGACCTCTACGAGCGGGAGCCGCTCCGGTACGTGGTCCCGGTCTTTCTGTGGGGCTTCACGGTGGCGGTGTCCGTCTCGCTCTTCTTCAACACCCTCTTTCAGGTCGCGGTCAGCCAGATCTCGACGATGCAGGTGGCGGGATTCCTGACGGCGGTGGTGGCCGCCCCCGTGGTGGAGGAGTGTTCGAAGGGGATGGCCCTGTTTCTGGTGTTTGTGGTCTCCTACGCGGCCTCCCGGCGGCGCGGGGTGGTGGAGTTCTCGGGGGTGATGGACGGCATCGTCTACGGCTCGGCGGTGGGCTTCGGGTTCTCGCTGGCCGAGGACCTGCTCTACTACGCCCAGTTCGGCCCCGAGACCTACGCGGTGCGCAGGATCTTCGGCGGCTTCGCCCACGCGGCTTTCACCTCCATGACGGGCATTGGCTTCGGGCTCGTCCCGTGGGTGAGGAGCCCCCTGCTCAAGCCGGTTCCCCCGGTCCTGGGGCTGGGGACGGCCGTCCTACTGCACGCGGCGTTCAACCTGGCGGCCAGCCTCTTCGGGCCGCTGGCCTACGGGGTGCTGTTCCTGGTGCTCCTGCTCTACGCGGCCATCATCGTCGGGTGGCTCGCCTTCGAGCGGCGGGCCATCCGCAGCGAGCTGCGGGAGGAGGTGGAGGCGGGCCTGGTGAGCCCCGAGGACTACGCGGTCCTGCCGACCTACCTCCGGCGCACGGGCCGCTACCTGCGGCTGGCGCTCACCGGCCGCTGGGGCGAGTGGTTCCGCGAGCGGCGGCTGCACGCCGCCGCGGTGGACCTCGCGCTGGCCAAGCGGGTCTCCCGCTCCGGGGCGCGGGCCGAGGACGAGCGGGTGGGCCGCCTGCGGCACAAGCTCCTGGAGCTGCGGGGGGCCGCCCCGGCGCCGGGGAGCGGAGGGGCGCGGTGGACGCCACCTGCGTGA
- a CDS encoding molybdenum cofactor guanylyltransferase produces MDATCVILAGGASRRMGRDKLGEEVGGVPLLHRVLSSLKGICGEVLVAGDGGPCPPGVRRVFDLRPGRQGPLAGMEAGLAAASFPAVFVAAGDMPFASPALAAHLVGLVAAGGAEAAVPRHAGRAQPLFAAYDRGVLEEVSAALDAGRRSAAGLLERLGRVEYVEGLERFGDPALLLMSVNTPGDLEAARRSA; encoded by the coding sequence GTGGACGCCACCTGCGTGATCCTGGCTGGCGGCGCCAGCCGCCGGATGGGGCGGGACAAGCTGGGGGAGGAGGTAGGGGGCGTGCCGCTACTGCACCGGGTGCTCTCCTCGCTCAAGGGGATCTGCGGCGAGGTGCTGGTGGCGGGGGACGGGGGACCCTGTCCCCCCGGCGTGCGGCGGGTCTTCGACCTGCGGCCGGGCCGCCAGGGACCCCTCGCCGGGATGGAGGCCGGGCTGGCGGCGGCCTCCTTTCCGGCGGTCTTCGTGGCCGCCGGGGACATGCCCTTCGCCTCCCCGGCGCTCGCCGCCCACCTCGTGGGGCTCGTGGCGGCGGGCGGTGCCGAGGCGGCCGTGCCGCGCCACGCCGGGCGGGCGCAGCCGCTTTTCGCCGCCTACGACCGCGGGGTGCTGGAGGAGGTCTCCGCCGCGCTCGACGCCGGGCGCAGGTCGGCGGCCGGGCTTCTGGAGCGGCTCGGGCGGGTGGAGTACGTGGAGGGGCTGGAGCGGTTCGGCGACCCGGCGCTGCTCCTCATGAGCGTCAACACCCCGGGGGATCTGGAGGCCGCCCGGAGGTCGGCTTGA
- a CDS encoding YdcF family protein, producing the protein MRESPAGGGLLRSLWRLLRVFSGEMPRPGGAEVAVVLGSQVLPGGRPSGTLMARTLHAARLYRGGRVRLLIPTGGVGRHPPSEAEIMARLLRGAGVPGRAVLLEDRALSTWDSARYVSRMARGLGVGRVLVVTDPLHCVRTVAAFRHAGLEAIPEPVYSSPMWRVRWLRLGQFFREMGALAWYRARHGVGSPSRR; encoded by the coding sequence TTGAGGGAGTCCCCGGCGGGCGGGGGGCTCCTCCGCAGCCTCTGGCGGCTGCTCCGGGTGTTCTCCGGGGAGATGCCCCGCCCCGGAGGCGCGGAGGTGGCCGTGGTGCTCGGCTCCCAGGTGCTCCCGGGGGGCAGGCCCAGCGGGACCCTCATGGCCCGGACGCTGCACGCCGCCCGGCTGTACAGGGGCGGGAGGGTGCGGCTGCTCATCCCGACCGGCGGGGTGGGGAGGCACCCCCCGAGCGAGGCGGAGATCATGGCGCGCCTCCTGCGGGGTGCCGGGGTGCCGGGGAGGGCCGTTCTCCTGGAGGACCGGGCGCTCAGCACCTGGGACTCGGCCCGCTACGTCTCGCGCATGGCCCGCGGGCTCGGGGTGGGGCGGGTGCTGGTGGTCACCGACCCTCTGCACTGCGTCAGGACCGTCGCGGCCTTCCGGCACGCGGGCCTCGAGGCCATCCCGGAGCCGGTGTATAGTAGCCCCATGTGGCGCGTTCGCTGGCTGCGCCTGGGGCAGTTCTTCCGGGAGATGGGGGCTCTCGCTTGGTACAGGGCAAGGCATGGGGTAGGCTCGCCCTCCCGGCGGTAG
- a CDS encoding DMT family transporter: MVQGKAWGRLALPAVVVGVVAVGSAAVLIRLAEAPALAVAFWRCALGAALLLPFALARRERFPRGRELRVGVASGVALGAHFGLWISSLDYTSVAASVVLVSTQPVFVAVLAYLLFGERTSALSLAGILLAIAGTVLIAADRSAGQAAPLGNALALAGALAVAFYVLIGRSSRTGGLGVLPYSVVVYSSAALVLLAAGLAWGVRMWGFPPETWLWLWAITLGPQLMGHTVFNWALRYVEASVVSGSILAEPVIAALLAWAVLAERPGWPTLAGGAVVLLGLALLLRGHRRGAAGP, from the coding sequence TTGGTACAGGGCAAGGCATGGGGTAGGCTCGCCCTCCCGGCGGTAGTCGTCGGCGTGGTGGCCGTCGGCTCGGCGGCCGTCCTGATCCGGCTGGCCGAGGCGCCGGCCCTGGCGGTGGCCTTCTGGCGCTGCGCCCTGGGCGCGGCGCTCCTGCTCCCGTTCGCCCTGGCACGCCGGGAGCGCTTCCCGCGGGGGAGGGAGCTGCGCGTCGGGGTGGCCTCGGGGGTGGCGCTCGGGGCGCACTTCGGGCTCTGGATCTCCTCGCTCGACTACACCAGCGTGGCGGCGAGCGTGGTGCTGGTCTCCACCCAGCCGGTCTTCGTCGCCGTTTTGGCCTACCTGCTCTTCGGGGAGCGCACCTCGGCGCTCTCCCTCGCCGGGATACTGCTCGCCATCGCCGGGACGGTCCTCATCGCCGCGGACCGCTCGGCGGGCCAGGCGGCCCCGCTCGGCAACGCGCTGGCGCTGGCGGGGGCGCTGGCGGTGGCGTTCTACGTCCTGATCGGGCGCTCCTCCCGGACCGGGGGGCTCGGGGTGCTGCCCTACTCGGTGGTCGTGTACTCCTCGGCGGCGCTCGTGCTGCTGGCGGCCGGGCTCGCGTGGGGGGTACGGATGTGGGGCTTTCCCCCCGAGACCTGGCTGTGGCTCTGGGCGATCACCCTCGGGCCCCAGCTCATGGGGCACACCGTCTTCAACTGGGCGCTGCGCTACGTGGAGGCCTCGGTGGTTTCGGGGAGCATCCTGGCGGAGCCGGTGATCGCGGCCCTGCTCGCCTGGGCGGTGCTCGCCGAGCGCCCGGGCTGGCCCACCCTGGCCGGTGGGGCGGTGGTGCTCCTGGGGCTCGCGCTGCTCCTCAGGGGGCACCGGCGCGGCGCGGCCGGCCCCTAG
- a CDS encoding helix-turn-helix domain-containing protein, translating into MSENEREDLEAGLRSKDAFVMRRSQILLASSRGEKAPKIAENLGCGTQTVRDAIHDFNERGPDALVARSSRPKRTRDAFDEESAERLRGMLHRSPREFGRESSLWTLEMAAEVAFEEGLTQRRVSGETIRATLARLLGVRWQRAKRWITSPDPLYERKKEGATC; encoded by the coding sequence TTGTCGGAAAACGAGCGCGAAGACCTCGAAGCCGGGCTGCGCTCCAAAGACGCCTTCGTAATGCGCCGATCACAGATACTTCTTGCCAGCTCCAGGGGTGAGAAAGCTCCGAAGATCGCCGAGAATCTCGGCTGCGGGACGCAGACGGTGCGCGACGCCATCCACGACTTCAACGAGAGGGGTCCCGACGCTCTCGTTGCCAGATCCTCGCGCCCCAAGAGAACCCGCGACGCCTTCGACGAGGAGAGTGCCGAGCGGCTTCGGGGGATGCTCCACCGCTCTCCGAGGGAGTTCGGTCGCGAGTCGAGCCTGTGGACTTTGGAGATGGCCGCGGAGGTCGCTTTCGAGGAGGGGCTCACACAAAGGCGGGTCTCGGGGGAGACGATCCGGGCCACTTTGGCGCGCCTTCTCGGAGTGAGATGGCAGCGAGCCAAACGCTGGATCACATCTCCCGACCCCTTGTACGAAAGAAAAAAAGAAGGCGCGACCTGCTGA
- a CDS encoding transposase has product MAVAEANPETWAVGFEDECWWSRLALPTLNTWSEEGKPLRLVQRSVAKNDPEPKAISCYGLYLPEIGDTWLRFVDGRPVSSITTRFLSWCLEKLEAVGKKILLLIWDNASWHVSREVRRWLGKHNREVKESGRGVRVVSCLLPKQSPWLNAIEPKWIHGKRKVVEPEDLLGTYELAERVCRVFGCPHYEHLSVPREVT; this is encoded by the coding sequence ATGGCCGTGGCCGAGGCCAACCCCGAAACCTGGGCTGTCGGCTTCGAGGACGAATGCTGGTGGAGTCGGCTGGCTCTGCCCACTTTGAACACTTGGAGCGAGGAGGGAAAGCCTTTGCGTCTCGTTCAGCGGTCGGTCGCCAAAAACGACCCCGAGCCGAAAGCCATCTCCTGCTACGGGCTCTACCTGCCCGAGATCGGCGACACTTGGTTGAGATTCGTGGACGGCAGGCCGGTCAGTTCCATAACGACACGGTTTCTTTCGTGGTGCTTGGAGAAGCTCGAAGCTGTAGGCAAGAAGATCTTGCTCCTCATCTGGGACAACGCCAGCTGGCACGTTTCCAGGGAGGTGAGGCGCTGGCTCGGGAAACACAACCGCGAAGTCAAGGAGAGTGGGCGCGGGGTGAGGGTCGTGAGCTGCCTTTTGCCCAAGCAGAGCCCGTGGCTCAACGCCATAGAACCCAAATGGATACACGGCAAGCGCAAGGTCGTAGAGCCCGAGGATCTGCTGGGAACCTATGAACTCGCCGAGAGGGTTTGCCGGGTCTTCGGCTGTCCGCATTACGAGCATCTGTCCGTTCCACGGGAGGTCACTTGA
- a CDS encoding metal-dependent hydrolase: MVQEMLGGTRITYLGHATFRLTTPGGENILIDPFLADNPQTPEELKQVGDLDTILVTHGHFDHFADAIPVARQTGATVVANFEISSYVQSQGIENSMPLNKGGTARVGGVKVTGTNAFHASSIQTEDGSTIYGGEPMGFVVEFESGFKVYHAGDTAVFGDMRLIGELYGPDLALLPIGDRVVMSPFEAAHAARLLGVRHVVPMHYGTFPFLPGTPEEFERHARELGLELEIHVMKPGEELGS; encoded by the coding sequence ATGGTGCAGGAGATGCTCGGCGGGACCAGGATAACCTACCTCGGCCACGCGACCTTCAGGCTGACCACCCCGGGCGGGGAGAACATCCTCATCGACCCCTTTCTCGCGGACAACCCCCAGACCCCCGAGGAGCTCAAGCAGGTCGGCGACCTCGACACCATCCTCGTGACCCACGGGCACTTCGACCACTTCGCCGACGCCATCCCCGTGGCGCGCCAGACCGGGGCTACGGTGGTGGCGAACTTCGAGATCTCCTCCTACGTCCAGAGCCAGGGCATAGAGAACTCCATGCCCCTCAACAAGGGCGGCACCGCCCGGGTCGGCGGGGTGAAGGTCACCGGCACCAACGCCTTTCACGCCTCCTCGATCCAGACGGAGGACGGCTCCACGATCTACGGCGGCGAGCCGATGGGCTTCGTGGTGGAGTTCGAGAGCGGCTTCAAGGTCTACCACGCCGGGGACACCGCCGTCTTCGGGGACATGCGCCTGATCGGGGAGCTCTACGGCCCGGACCTGGCGCTCCTGCCGATCGGCGACCGGGTGGTGATGAGCCCCTTCGAGGCGGCCCACGCGGCCCGGCTGCTCGGCGTGCGGCACGTGGTCCCGATGCACTACGGAACCTTCCCGTTCCTGCCGGGCACCCCGGAGGAGTTCGAGCGCCACGCCAGGGAGCTGGGCCTGGAGCTGGAGATCCACGTGATGAAGCCCGGGGAGGAGCTGGGCTCCTAG
- a CDS encoding glycoside hydrolase family 15 protein, protein MAYLPIENHGIIGNLHTAALVGTDGTIDWMCLPRFDSPSVFAAILDDERGGHFRLRPRRYIRSQQLYLPDTNVLLTRFLAEEGMAEVLDFMPILSGPSERHRLVRSVRVVRGRMPFEAECRPAFDYARRPHKLSAGKAGAVFEAGDRALALSAGVPLGEGPGGAARASFSLSEGDGRVTFLLDEARAGEPPPGPMPGEEFERLLSRTLDYWRRWVSRSTYSGRWRELVNRSALVLKLMVYDPTGALVAAPTMGLPERVGGERNWDYRYTWLRDAAFTLYALLSIGFHEEAGSFMGWLTERCAQDDDGLLQPLYGIDGRAEIPEETLDHLSGYRNSRPVRVGNAAYRQVQLDLYGAVLDAAYLYNKHGAPLDYDTWQNLRRILGWLSDNWRLPDEGIWEVRGGRRRFVSSRVMSWVALERAVRISRKRGLPAGEGRWVRERDAIYEEVMEKGWSEGRQSFVQYYGSEALDASLLLMPLVKFVGPTDPRWLSTLDRVRRELAHDALVDRYRIGEAADDGLSGTEGSFSLCSFWLVECLTRAGRLEEARLAFEKMLSYANHLGLYAEEIGASGEALGNFPQALTHLSLISAAVHLDRALGSG, encoded by the coding sequence GTGGCCTACCTCCCAATAGAGAACCACGGCATCATCGGCAACCTGCACACGGCCGCCCTGGTCGGCACCGACGGGACCATAGACTGGATGTGCCTGCCGCGCTTCGACTCGCCGAGCGTCTTCGCCGCCATCCTGGACGACGAGAGGGGCGGCCACTTCCGCCTGCGCCCCAGGCGCTACATCCGCAGCCAGCAGCTCTACCTCCCGGACACCAACGTGCTCCTCACCCGCTTTCTCGCCGAGGAGGGGATGGCCGAGGTGCTGGACTTCATGCCCATCCTCTCCGGCCCCTCCGAGCGGCACCGGCTCGTGAGGAGCGTGCGGGTGGTGCGGGGCAGGATGCCGTTCGAGGCCGAGTGCCGGCCCGCCTTCGACTACGCCCGCCGCCCCCACAAGCTCTCCGCGGGCAAGGCGGGGGCGGTGTTCGAGGCGGGGGACCGGGCGCTCGCCCTCTCCGCCGGGGTGCCGCTGGGGGAGGGGCCCGGCGGGGCGGCCCGGGCCTCGTTCTCCCTCTCGGAGGGCGACGGGAGGGTCACCTTCCTGCTGGACGAGGCCCGCGCGGGGGAGCCGCCGCCGGGCCCGATGCCCGGGGAGGAGTTCGAGCGCCTGCTCTCCAGGACGCTCGACTACTGGCGGCGCTGGGTCTCGCGCAGCACCTACTCCGGGCGCTGGCGCGAGCTGGTGAACCGCTCCGCGCTGGTGCTCAAGCTCATGGTCTACGACCCCACCGGGGCGCTCGTCGCCGCCCCCACCATGGGCCTGCCGGAGAGGGTCGGCGGCGAGCGCAACTGGGACTACCGCTACACCTGGCTGCGGGACGCGGCCTTCACGCTCTACGCCCTGCTCTCCATCGGCTTCCACGAGGAGGCCGGCAGCTTCATGGGCTGGCTCACCGAGCGCTGCGCCCAGGACGACGACGGCCTGCTGCAGCCGCTCTACGGCATCGACGGGCGCGCCGAGATCCCGGAGGAGACCCTCGACCACCTCTCCGGCTACCGCAACTCGCGGCCGGTACGGGTGGGCAACGCGGCCTACCGCCAGGTGCAGCTCGACCTCTACGGGGCCGTCCTCGACGCGGCTTACCTGTACAACAAGCACGGAGCCCCCCTGGACTACGACACCTGGCAGAACCTCCGCCGGATCCTCGGCTGGCTCAGCGACAACTGGCGGCTCCCGGACGAGGGGATCTGGGAGGTGCGGGGGGGCCGGCGGCGCTTCGTCTCCTCCAGGGTCATGTCCTGGGTGGCGCTGGAGCGGGCCGTGAGGATCTCCCGCAAGCGCGGGCTGCCGGCGGGCGAGGGGCGCTGGGTCCGGGAGCGCGACGCGATCTACGAGGAGGTCATGGAGAAGGGCTGGAGCGAGGGGCGGCAGAGCTTCGTCCAGTACTACGGCTCCGAGGCCCTCGACGCCTCCCTGCTGCTGATGCCGCTGGTGAAGTTCGTCGGGCCCACCGACCCGCGCTGGCTCTCGACGCTCGACAGGGTCCGGCGCGAGCTCGCCCACGACGCGCTGGTGGACCGCTACAGGATCGGGGAGGCCGCCGACGACGGGCTCTCGGGCACCGAGGGGAGCTTCAGCCTGTGCTCCTTCTGGCTCGTGGAGTGCCTGACGCGCGCCGGGCGGCTGGAGGAGGCCCGCCTGGCCTTCGAGAAGATGCTCTCCTACGCCAACCACCTGGGGCTGTATGCCGAGGAGATAGGAGCCTCTGGGGAGGCCCTCGGCAACTTCCCGCAGGCCCTCACCCACCTCTCCCTGATCAGCGCGGCGGTCCACCTGGACCGGGCGCTCGGCTCCGGGTGA
- a CDS encoding carbon-nitrogen hydrolase family protein, whose product MEGRTVCAAAIQMSSTPDRGENRRVAEALIREAAAAGATLVALPELWSCHGLEEVYRENAEPIPGPTTEFLGSLARELGIYLLGGSILERVSGSERLGNTSTLYAPDGSLVAVYRKVHLFDVEVSGRRYLESANIAPGGEAVAAKAGPVTVGLSVCYDVRFPELYRLLALRGAEVLAVPAAFTLQTGKDHWELLLRARAVENQAYVLAPAQWGRKADGRWTYGRSMIVDPWGTVLSTCPDRDGYALATLDLGYLERLRAEFPSLANRRPRVYRGLC is encoded by the coding sequence TTGGAAGGACGCACCGTCTGTGCCGCGGCGATCCAGATGTCCTCCACGCCGGACAGGGGGGAGAACCGGCGGGTGGCCGAAGCCCTGATCCGGGAGGCCGCCGCCGCGGGGGCGACCCTGGTCGCCCTCCCGGAGCTCTGGAGCTGTCACGGGCTGGAGGAGGTCTACCGCGAGAACGCGGAGCCCATCCCCGGCCCGACCACGGAGTTTCTGGGCTCGCTGGCGAGGGAGCTGGGGATCTACCTGCTCGGCGGCTCCATCCTGGAGCGGGTGTCCGGCTCGGAACGGCTGGGGAACACCTCCACGCTGTACGCCCCGGACGGCTCCCTGGTCGCCGTCTACCGCAAGGTCCACCTCTTCGACGTGGAGGTCTCCGGGCGCAGGTACCTGGAGAGCGCGAACATCGCCCCGGGCGGCGAGGCGGTGGCGGCGAAGGCGGGGCCCGTCACCGTGGGCCTCTCGGTCTGCTACGACGTCCGCTTCCCGGAGCTCTACCGCCTGCTGGCCCTCCGCGGCGCGGAGGTGCTCGCGGTCCCCGCCGCCTTCACCCTCCAGACGGGCAAGGACCACTGGGAGCTGCTCCTGCGGGCCCGCGCCGTGGAGAACCAGGCCTACGTCCTCGCCCCGGCGCAGTGGGGCCGGAAGGCGGACGGCCGCTGGACCTACGGGCGCTCCATGATCGTGGACCCCTGGGGGACTGTGCTCTCCACCTGCCCGGACCGCGACGGCTACGCGCTGGCCACCCTGGACCTCGGCTACCTGGAGCGCCTGCGCGCGGAGTTCCCCTCGCTGGCGAACCGCCGCCCGCGGGTCTACCGCGGGCTCTGCTGA